The Ahaetulla prasina isolate Xishuangbanna chromosome 3, ASM2864084v1, whole genome shotgun sequence genome window below encodes:
- the LOC131195675 gene encoding mas-related G-protein coupled receptor member H-like yields the protein MNFSLANMNVAEDYLDYNITEDFYEYQITSNYHENIIFSVVFIICCIGAPLNGIVIWLLGFQIKRNPFTILILNLAIADFAFLILMGIICIQKFVRAIEPEILWHILVCLFNVIYINGLFLLTAISIDRCVAVLFPIWHRCSRPKYLSSAVCVFLWIFSFLLFGMSYIMQYFYIYDAIQNLYLAVTAMICLPLSTISTVILFIKICLKSKQIKRGRLLMIILITLLCFLSLTLPLYIYVFVAHFLKKRNLFDIVDLNFYLCPSASLNSSINPVIYFLVGRKKRARTRESIKVIFQRVFREEKAPEM from the coding sequence ATGAATTTCAGTTTGGCCAACATGAATGTTGCAGAAGATTATTTGGACTATAATATTACTGAAGATTTCTACGAATACCAAATTACGTCCAACTATCatgaaaatatcattttctcagTTGTATTCATCATCTGCTGTATTGGAGCCCCATTAAATGGAATTGTCATCTGGTTACTTGGCTTCCAAATTAAGAGAAACCCTTTCACCATATTGATTCTTAATTTAGCTATTGCCGACTTTGCATTTCTCATATTAATGGGTATAATTTGCATTCAAAAATTTGTACGTGCTATAGAGCCAGAAATTCTCTGGCACATCCTCGTTTGTCTCTTCAATGTTATCTATATCAACGGTCTATTTCTTCTGACAGCCATCAGCATTGACCGGTGTGTTGCTGTCCTCTTCCCAATCTGGCATCGTTGTTCCCGGCCAAAATATTTGTCCTCAGCTGTCTGTGTCTTCCTCTggatcttctctttcctcctgtttGGAATGAGTTACATTatgcaatatttttatatatatgatgCCATCCAGAATTTATATTTGGCTGTGACTGCCATgatttgccttccattgagcacAATCTCTACCGTGATCCTATTCATCAAAATATGTCTTAAATCCAAACAGATCAAACGTGGACGACTGTTAATGATCATCTTAATTACTCTTCTCTGCTTCCTTAGTCTTACTCTTCCTTTATATATCTACGTGTTCGTTGCTCATTTTCTTAAGAAGAGGAATTTGTTTGATATTGTTGACTTGAATTTCTACTTATGTCCGAGTGCTTCCCTAAACAGCAGTATTAATCCAGTGATCTATTTCCTGGTTGGGAGAAAGAAACGAGCTCGGACCAGGGAGAGCATCAAGgtcatttttcaaagagtcttcagAGAAGAAAAAGCTCCTGAAATGTGA
- the LOC131194193 gene encoding mas-related G-protein coupled receptor member H-like: MNTIEEYLDYNITEDFYEDQITSDYSETILFSVVFIICCIGVPLNGIVIWLLGFQIKRNPFTVLILNLAIADIGFLVFMSLLCIDFFIDFIEYGIPSEIVFSLFKATYINGLFLVTAISIDRCVAVLFPIWHHCSRPKYLSSAVCAFLWIFSSVLIGIHHIMQDFFWNIYLVVTAVLCLPLITISTMILFIKICLKSKQIKRGRLLVMILITLLCFLILTLPLYIYVFIAHFLNKYDMFGINELDYYLSPSASLNSSINPVIYFLVGRKKRARTRESIKVVFQRIFREDEAPEI, from the coding sequence ATGAATACTATAGAAGAGTACCTGGACTATAATATTACCGAAGATTTCTACGAAGATCAAATTACGTCAGATTATTCTGAAACTATCCTTTTCTCAGTGGTATTCATCATCTGCTGTATTGGAGTCCCATTAAACGGGATTGTTATCTGGCTACTTGGCTTCCAAATTAAGAGAAATCCTTTCACAGTGTTGATTCTTAATTTAGCAATTGCCGACATTGGGTTTCTCGTATTTATGAGTCTACTTTGCATTGatttttttatagattttatagAGTATGGAATTCCCAGCGAAATTGTCTTTTCTCTCTTCAAAGCTACCTATATCAATGGTCTCTTTCTTGTTACAGCCATCAGCATTGACCGTTGTGTTGCTGTCCTCTTCCCAATCTGGCATCACTGTTCCCGGCCAAAATATTTGTCGTCTGCTGTCTGTGCCTTCCTCTGGATCTTCTCTTCCGTCCTAATTGGAATACATCACATTATGCAGGATTTCTTTTGGAATATCTATTTGGTGGTGACTGCTGTGCTTTGCCTTCCATTGATCACAATCTCTACTATGATCCTATTCATCAAAATTTGTCTTAAATCCAAACAAATCAAACGTGGAAGACTTTTAGTGATGATCTTAATTACTCTTCTCTGTTTCCTTATTCTTACTCTTCCTTTATATATCTACGTGTTCATTGCTCATTTTCTTAACAAGTATGATATGTTTGGTATTAATGAACTGGATTACTACTTAAGTCCAAGTGCTTCCCTAAACAGCAGCATTAATCCAGTGATCTATTTCCTGGTTGGGAGAAAGAAACGAGCTCGGACCAGGGAGAGCATCAAGGTCGTTTTTCAAAGAATCTTCAGAGAAGACGAAGCTCCTGAGATCTGA
- the LOC131194192 gene encoding mas-related G-protein coupled receptor member H-like yields the protein YEDLITSDYSETILFSVVFIICFIGIPLNGIVIWLLGFQIKRNPFTVLILNLAIADVGFLVFMSLLCIDFFIDFIEYGIPRKVIFLLLKATYINGLFLLTAISIDRCVAVLFPIWHRCSRPKYLSSAVCAFLWIFSSVLIGIHHIMQYFFWNIPLVVTAVLCLPLITISTMILFIKICLKSKQIKRGRLLVMILITLLCFLILTLPLYIYVFITHFLNKNDLFGIHELDFYLRPSASLNSSINPVIYFLVGRKKRARTRESIKVVFQRIFREDEAPEI from the coding sequence TATGAAGATCTAATTACGTCAGATTATTCTGAAACTATCCTTTTCTCAGTGGTATTCATCATCTGCTTTATTGGAATCCCATTAAACGGGATTGTTATCTGGCTACTTGGCTTCCAAATTAAGAGAAATCCTTTCACAGTGTTGATTCTTAATTTAGCAATTGCCGACGTTGGGTTTCTCGTATTTATGAGTCTACTTTGCATTGatttttttatagattttatagAGTATGGAATTCCCAGGAAAGTTATCTTTCTTCTCCTCAAAGCTACCTATATCAATGGTCTCTTTCTTCTGACAGCCATCAGCATTGACCGGTGTGTTGCTGTCCTCTTCCCAATTTGGCATCGTTGCTCCCGGCCCAAATATTTGTCGTCTGCTGTCTGTGCCTTCCTCTGGATCTTCTCTTCCGTACTAATTGGAATACATCACATTATGCAGTATTTCTTTTGGAATATCCCTTTGGTTGTGACTGCTGTGCTTTGCCTTCCGTTGATCACAATCTCTACCATGATCCTATTCATCAAAATATGTCTTAAATCCAAACAAATCAAACGTGGAAGACTTTTAGTGATGATCTTAATTACTCTTCTCTGTTTCCTTATTCTAACTCTTCCTTTATATATCTACGTGTTCATTACTCATTTTCTTAACAAGAATGATTTGTTTGGTATTCATGAACTGGATTTCTACTTACGTCCGAGTGCTTCCCTGAACAGCAGCATTAATCCAGTGATCTATTTCCTGGTTGGGAGAAAGAAACGAGCTCGGACCAGGGAGAGCATCAAGGTCGTTTTTCAAAGAATCTTCAGAGAAGACGAAGCTCCTGAGATCTGA